One window of the Deinococcus planocerae genome contains the following:
- a CDS encoding AAA family ATPase, with the protein MTAVSPPGLPPADPAAWAPGEPVSGEGQPPGPAIDGVELLLRMLPGWVRMLAERHQDGLEEIVMDLGKPLALRVSERHLLVDREVEERDLDYVVDRAGQFRADNRLGIERTLHRISAKRDRYDSLDGLTLRVARMVYGVAEPLRPYVDGDQGIMLIGPPGVGKTTLLRDMVRMLAERRGPRVIVIDTSNEIGGDGRLVHPGLGSARRMQVPSPDRQAAVIMQAIANHGPEVLVCDEIGYHGDVAVLQTAGRRGVHVIATAHGRVFQDVLENPVLHPLLGDLDLGAGQRRSRPIFDVAVEIRAKNRWLVHPSVAASVDALLMQAELPTVPLGEW; encoded by the coding sequence GTGACCGCGGTGAGCCCGCCCGGCCTCCCCCCCGCGGACCCGGCGGCCTGGGCGCCGGGGGAGCCCGTCTCCGGCGAGGGCCAGCCGCCGGGCCCGGCCATCGACGGCGTGGAGCTGCTGCTGCGGATGTTGCCCGGGTGGGTCCGGATGCTGGCCGAGCGGCATCAGGACGGCCTGGAGGAGATCGTCATGGACCTGGGCAAGCCGCTGGCGCTGCGGGTCAGCGAGCGGCACCTGCTTGTGGACCGCGAGGTCGAGGAGCGCGACCTCGACTACGTGGTGGACCGGGCCGGGCAGTTCCGGGCCGACAACCGCCTGGGCATCGAGCGCACGCTGCACCGCATCAGCGCCAAGCGTGACCGCTACGACAGCCTGGACGGCCTGACCCTGCGGGTGGCCCGGATGGTCTACGGGGTGGCCGAGCCGCTGCGCCCCTACGTGGACGGCGACCAGGGCATCATGCTGATCGGTCCGCCCGGCGTCGGCAAGACCACCCTGCTGCGCGACATGGTGCGGATGCTGGCCGAGCGGCGTGGTCCGCGGGTCATCGTGATCGACACCTCGAACGAGATCGGCGGGGACGGCAGGCTGGTCCACCCCGGCCTGGGGTCCGCCCGGCGGATGCAGGTGCCCAGCCCGGACCGGCAGGCCGCCGTGATCATGCAGGCCATCGCCAACCACGGCCCGGAGGTGCTGGTCTGCGACGAGATCGGCTACCACGGGGACGTGGCCGTGCTTCAGACCGCCGGGCGGCGCGGCGTCCACGTGATCGCCACCGCCCACGGGCGGGTCTTTCAGGACGTGCTGGAAAACCCGGTGCTGCACCCGCTGCTGGGCGACCTCGACCTGGGCGCGGGCCAGCGCCGCTCCCGGCCCATCTTCGACGTCGCGGTGGAAATCCGGGCCAAGAACCGCTGGCTGGTCCACCCGAGCGTGGCCGCCTCGGTCGACGCGCTGCTGATGCAGGCGGAGCTGCCGACCGTGCCGCTGGGGGAGTGGTGA
- a CDS encoding DeoR family transcriptional regulator: MNGVPWSWLLALGSLAADPAGATGRWVWVSGLVLGLLAGLWWLRSPAARRSARTFWEYRRPGRLARGYLGVIQPGVALRPEENQRCQHMLVEARTPAEVAERYVQPNLLLDAHEGVSVVMFDLGAEAPADLRPLLPAFVPGHDVQVFAPYEPFTLHFPLLAGIRSEDDAAGLAAALIPGSAAGAPLALRAERALLEGLLLDGGLRSGGLGDLLALARAGPDALSVHLAQAARPARQRTHLYFSLRHEQQTSLASALARTLAAFGDGAVDRATRSAERPGAELDLAGALTRPAAVYLRLPPAVAGTESGRALLRALRHTVLRTLRQAGTQTGGAPPQHVSVYLPGPLEGDTPLPDLAPDLAALRLTRVACHLVRRPDPSPRARPETGLVGHTLRLGAPPHRPAELWLADGRHTRVWLPGPRERRLGPVSNPLFGAWRRLRAVAAPEGLDLTRDLVLRHQLADRAERVARTPGGQDAKLLEAAFLEWIDRRIHAGPSGAPQDAPQAQAERWVGQGWLASAGPHAPPVLTRGGLELLGPDRERAWAALPPTVLPAPSPLPPRPEPQDQEVENPVLARHSRLLALLAQHRDLTPAQFVALTDLPETTVRRDLGILEASGQVRSTRTAGKRYFRLVSAQGAEDRNDAATRQHDD, encoded by the coding sequence GTGAACGGCGTGCCGTGGTCGTGGCTGCTGGCCCTGGGCAGCCTGGCTGCCGACCCGGCGGGAGCCACCGGGCGCTGGGTCTGGGTGTCTGGTCTCGTCCTGGGTCTGCTCGCCGGACTGTGGTGGCTCCGGAGCCCCGCCGCCCGCCGGTCCGCCCGGACCTTCTGGGAGTACCGGCGGCCAGGTCGCCTCGCGCGCGGCTACCTGGGCGTGATCCAGCCGGGCGTGGCCCTGCGGCCAGAAGAGAACCAGCGCTGTCAGCATATGCTGGTGGAGGCCCGGACGCCCGCCGAGGTAGCCGAGCGGTACGTTCAGCCGAACCTGCTGCTCGACGCCCACGAGGGCGTGAGTGTGGTGATGTTCGACCTCGGGGCGGAGGCGCCCGCCGATCTGCGCCCGCTGCTGCCCGCCTTCGTGCCGGGACATGACGTGCAGGTGTTCGCGCCGTATGAGCCGTTCACCCTGCACTTCCCGCTGCTGGCCGGAATCCGGAGCGAGGACGACGCGGCTGGGCTGGCCGCCGCGCTGATCCCGGGCTCGGCGGCGGGTGCCCCGCTGGCGCTGCGGGCCGAGCGCGCCCTGCTGGAAGGGTTGCTGCTGGACGGCGGCCTGCGCTCAGGCGGCCTGGGCGACCTGCTCGCGCTGGCCCGGGCCGGGCCCGACGCCCTGAGCGTGCATCTGGCCCAGGCGGCCCGGCCCGCCCGGCAACGCACCCACCTGTATTTCAGCCTGCGGCACGAGCAGCAGACCAGCCTGGCGAGCGCGCTGGCCCGCACCCTGGCCGCCTTCGGGGACGGGGCCGTGGACCGGGCGACCCGGTCCGCAGAGCGGCCCGGCGCCGAACTCGACCTGGCGGGCGCGCTGACCCGGCCCGCCGCCGTCTACCTGCGCCTCCCGCCGGCGGTGGCCGGCACGGAGTCGGGGCGGGCGCTGCTGCGGGCGCTGCGACACACGGTGCTGCGGACCCTGCGGCAGGCCGGAACCCAGACGGGAGGAGCCCCCCCCCAGCATGTCAGCGTGTACCTGCCGGGACCGCTGGAGGGCGACACGCCGCTGCCGGACCTGGCTCCCGATCTCGCCGCGCTGCGCCTGACCCGGGTGGCCTGCCACCTGGTCCGGCGGCCCGACCCGTCGCCCCGGGCCCGACCGGAGACAGGGCTGGTCGGGCACACCCTGCGGCTGGGGGCACCGCCCCACCGGCCCGCCGAGCTGTGGCTGGCCGACGGGCGGCACACGCGGGTGTGGCTGCCGGGCCCGCGTGAGCGGCGGCTGGGCCCGGTGTCCAACCCGCTGTTCGGCGCCTGGCGTCGGCTGCGGGCCGTTGCGGCGCCGGAAGGACTGGACCTGACGCGGGATCTCGTCTTGCGTCACCAACTGGCCGACCGGGCCGAGCGGGTCGCGCGGACTCCGGGCGGCCAGGATGCGAAGCTGCTGGAGGCCGCCTTCCTGGAGTGGATCGACCGGCGGATTCACGCCGGGCCGTCCGGGGCGCCGCAGGATGCACCCCAGGCCCAGGCCGAGCGGTGGGTGGGGCAGGGTTGGCTGGCGTCCGCGGGTCCGCACGCGCCGCCCGTCCTCACGCGGGGCGGCCTGGAACTGCTGGGCCCGGACCGCGAGCGGGCGTGGGCGGCCCTGCCCCCCACAGTCCTGCCCGCCCCATCGCCGCTCCCCCCTCGCCCGGAGCCGCAGGATCAGGAGGTCGAGAATCCGGTGCTGGCCCGCCACAGCCGCCTGCTGGCCCTGCTGGCCCAGCACCGTGACCTCACTCCCGCCCAGTTCGTGGCGCTGACCGACCTGCCCGAGACCACGGTCCGCCGTGACCTGGGGATTTTGGAGGCCAGCGGTCAGGTACGCAGCACCCGCACGGCGGGCAAGCGGTATTTCCGCCTGGTGTCCGCTCAGGGAGCCGAAGACCGGAACGACGCCGCGACCCGGCAGCACGACGACTGA
- a CDS encoding carbohydrate ABC transporter permease produces MTTVPHTDTAQPPRPRRPFPLGRLFAYLGLALIILISLFPIWIVLKTALTPTRALFTEAASLWPSEPTLINFRRVLGLVTLEEAQAAGGSGSAVNFLNAMRNSLIFTGLIVVGQTFFSAMAAYAFARLRFPGRDVIFTLFLIAMMIPGIVLFIPNFITIRNLGWLNTIPGMVAPFVLMTPFAVFFLRQFFLSLPRETEEAAVIDGAGPFTIFWRITLPMSQGPLATLAILTAIGMWNEFFWPFLIAKDEASYTLPVALQVFRTQTPQGVPDWTGLMAGTFVAAVPVFLLLVFLGRRVVESLAFSGTK; encoded by the coding sequence GTGACCACCGTCCCGCACACCGACACGGCCCAGCCCCCCCGCCCCCGCAGGCCCTTTCCCCTCGGCAGGCTGTTCGCCTACCTCGGCCTCGCGCTCATCATCTTGATCTCGCTGTTCCCGATTTGGATCGTTCTAAAGACGGCGCTGACGCCCACCCGGGCGCTGTTCACCGAGGCCGCGTCGCTGTGGCCGAGCGAGCCCACCCTGATCAACTTCCGGCGGGTGCTGGGGCTGGTCACCCTGGAGGAGGCGCAGGCGGCGGGCGGCTCGGGGAGCGCGGTGAATTTTCTGAACGCGATGAGAAACAGCCTGATCTTCACCGGGCTGATCGTGGTGGGGCAGACCTTCTTCTCGGCGATGGCCGCCTACGCCTTCGCGCGGTTGCGCTTTCCGGGGCGGGACGTGATCTTCACCCTGTTCCTGATCGCCATGATGATTCCGGGGATCGTCCTGTTCATCCCCAACTTCATCACCATCCGCAACCTCGGCTGGCTGAACACGATTCCGGGGATGGTGGCCCCCTTCGTCCTGATGACGCCTTTCGCGGTGTTCTTCCTGCGGCAGTTCTTCCTCTCGCTGCCCCGGGAGACGGAGGAGGCGGCGGTGATCGACGGGGCCGGGCCCTTCACGATCTTCTGGCGGATCACGCTGCCCATGAGCCAGGGCCCCCTCGCCACGCTCGCCATCCTGACGGCGATCGGGATGTGGAACGAGTTCTTCTGGCCCTTCCTGATCGCCAAGGACGAGGCGTCCTACACCCTGCCCGTCGCCCTCCAGGTGTTCCGCACCCAGACGCCGCAGGGCGTGCCCGACTGGACCGGCCTGATGGCGGGCACCTTCGTGGCGGCGGTTCCCGTCTTCCTGCTGCTCGTCTTCCTGGGCCGCCGGGTGGTGGAGTCGCTCGCCTTCAGCGGCACGAAGTAA
- a CDS encoding ABC transporter substrate-binding protein, translating into MKKLLTLTAALTALTSSASAATTLQYWLWDANQQPAYQQCANNFTRKNPDITVKITQKGWNDYWTAITTGFVSGTAPDVFTNHLAYFPEFARNNQLVDLGPLIKRDKVATNIYYPGLAQLWTKDGKRYGLPKDFDTVAIFYNADLLAKAGLKPADLANLTWNPRDGGTWQRTIARLTFDKQGNNGLSPKFNKRQVAQYGYMTPYGAGFNGQTEWAFYTATTGWKHNNGLFGTKYNYDDPRFAQTIQWLADLNLKQGLIPSFQEVQASGGDSLFRAGKAAMVTNGSWMISDYTTKLPFKVGIAPLPKGPDGTRKSMFNGLADSIWVGSKNQDAAWKWVKYLASAECQNTVGRTGVVLPAIPSATNLAVAAHKARGVDSSVFVNQAKAKNGTFLFPITDAAAQVNDIMTSTMQRVFLGQAKAADVLGDANAKVNALFK; encoded by the coding sequence ATGAAAAAGCTCCTGACCCTGACCGCCGCCCTGACCGCCCTGACCAGCTCCGCGAGCGCGGCCACCACCCTCCAGTACTGGCTGTGGGACGCCAACCAGCAGCCCGCCTACCAGCAGTGTGCGAACAACTTCACGAGGAAGAACCCCGACATCACGGTCAAGATCACCCAGAAGGGCTGGAACGACTACTGGACGGCCATCACGACGGGCTTTGTGAGCGGCACGGCGCCCGACGTGTTCACCAACCACCTCGCGTACTTCCCCGAGTTCGCCCGGAACAACCAGCTCGTGGATTTAGGCCCCCTGATCAAGCGGGACAAGGTGGCGACGAACATCTACTACCCGGGCCTCGCGCAGCTCTGGACCAAGGACGGCAAGCGCTACGGGCTGCCCAAGGACTTCGATACGGTCGCCATCTTCTACAACGCCGACCTGCTGGCGAAGGCGGGGCTCAAGCCCGCGGACCTCGCCAACCTGACCTGGAACCCGAGAGACGGCGGCACCTGGCAGCGGACCATCGCGCGGCTGACTTTCGACAAGCAGGGGAACAACGGTCTCTCGCCGAAATTCAACAAGAGGCAGGTCGCCCAGTACGGCTACATGACCCCCTACGGGGCGGGCTTCAACGGCCAGACCGAGTGGGCCTTCTACACCGCCACGACCGGCTGGAAGCACAACAACGGCCTGTTCGGCACGAAGTACAACTACGACGACCCCCGCTTCGCCCAGACGATCCAGTGGCTCGCGGACCTCAACCTCAAGCAGGGGCTGATCCCGAGCTTCCAGGAGGTGCAGGCGAGCGGCGGCGACTCGCTCTTCCGCGCGGGCAAGGCCGCCATGGTGACGAACGGGTCGTGGATGATCAGCGACTACACGACCAAGCTGCCCTTCAAGGTCGGCATCGCGCCGCTGCCCAAGGGCCCGGACGGCACCCGCAAGAGCATGTTCAACGGGCTGGCCGACTCGATCTGGGTGGGCTCCAAGAACCAGGACGCGGCGTGGAAGTGGGTCAAGTACCTCGCCTCGGCGGAGTGTCAGAACACCGTCGGGCGCACGGGCGTCGTGCTGCCCGCCATCCCCTCGGCGACCAACCTCGCCGTCGCGGCGCACAAGGCCCGGGGCGTGGACTCCAGCGTCTTCGTGAATCAGGCCAAGGCCAAGAACGGCACCTTCCTCTTCCCGATCACCGACGCCGCCGCGCAGGTCAACGACATCATGACGAGCACCATGCAGCGGGTGTTCCTCGGTCAGGCCAAGGCCGCCGACGTCCTGGGGGACGCCAACGCTAAGGTCAACGCCCTGTTCAAGTAA
- a CDS encoding lytic transglycosylase domain-containing protein encodes MNRALWLLLCGGCSPALACGPLSPDVQASVQRSAKTFGIDQGLLRALLWTESHFCTNAVSPVGALGLGQLMPKTAAALGVDPHDPHQNVYGAARYLRQMWDQFQNWTHALAAYNAGPGAVQRYQGVPPYAETQAYVRKVLGVYPHFAAGATVGPGRGVPVAAGPAPARPPAGPKPPLVTPPQASRAQATPPPRQSPLPRVRPSAPPVAVAEPGPRQSLIIYSAAQPPAKSSGGGLIVFDAALPR; translated from the coding sequence ATGAACCGCGCCCTTTGGCTGCTGCTGTGCGGAGGTTGTTCCCCCGCCCTGGCCTGCGGCCCGCTGAGTCCGGACGTTCAGGCATCGGTCCAGCGCTCGGCCAAAACGTTCGGCATCGACCAGGGACTGCTCCGCGCCCTCCTGTGGACCGAGAGTCATTTCTGCACCAACGCGGTCAGTCCGGTGGGCGCCCTGGGCCTGGGGCAACTGATGCCCAAGACCGCCGCCGCCCTGGGCGTCGATCCGCACGATCCGCATCAGAACGTGTACGGAGCCGCCCGGTACCTTCGCCAGATGTGGGACCAGTTTCAGAACTGGACCCACGCCCTGGCCGCGTACAATGCCGGGCCCGGAGCCGTCCAGCGCTACCAGGGTGTGCCGCCCTACGCGGAGACCCAGGCGTACGTGCGCAAGGTGCTCGGCGTCTACCCGCACTTCGCCGCAGGCGCCACGGTCGGTCCTGGCCGCGGCGTGCCGGTGGCAGCGGGCCCGGCTCCAGCCCGTCCGCCCGCCGGACCGAAACCGCCGCTGGTCACGCCGCCGCAGGCCAGCCGTGCTCAGGCCACGCCGCCCCCTCGTCAGTCACCGCTCCCGCGCGTCAGACCTTCCGCGCCGCCCGTGGCCGTCGCCGAACCGGGTCCCCGCCAGAGTTTGATCATCTACAGCGCCGCCCAGCCCCCGGCGAAATCGTCTGGAGGGGGGCTCATCGTGTTCGACGCGGCTCTCCCCCGGTAG
- a CDS encoding alpha-glucosidase/alpha-galactosidase: MTSPKIAMIGAGSTVFAKNLLGDILGFPELAGADVRLFDIDRERLDVTEQVAGRVARTLGARPTVTATTDRERALDGADFVINMIQVGGYKPATVTDFEVPKRYGLRQTIADTLGVGGIMRALRTVPVLLDMSRDMERLCPDTLHLNYVNPMAMNIWGLARQTPIKTVGLCHSVQHTAYELSQDLGIPVEEIDFLCAGINHMAFYLKFEHRGEDLYPRLMELAESGNVPAWNRVRYEMLRRLGYFVTESSEHFSEYVPYFIKRGREDLVERFNVPLDEYPRRCEVQIEGWETLREKLQDKDAPLEVKRSVEYGSLIIHSMVTGQPRVIYGNVMNSPQGGSAGKLITNLPDECSVEVPCLVDRQGIQPTRVGRIPPQLAALMQTNINVQALTVEALVTGKREHIYHAAMLDPHTAAELDLDQIWALVDDLLAEHGDWVPQELRTELAAD; encoded by the coding sequence ATGACCTCTCCCAAAATCGCCATGATCGGTGCGGGCAGCACCGTCTTTGCCAAGAACCTGCTCGGGGACATCCTGGGCTTTCCCGAACTCGCGGGGGCCGACGTGCGCCTCTTCGACATCGACCGGGAGCGGCTCGACGTGACCGAGCAGGTCGCCGGGCGGGTGGCGCGGACGCTCGGCGCGCGGCCCACCGTCACCGCCACGACCGACCGAGAGCGGGCGCTCGACGGGGCCGACTTCGTGATCAACATGATTCAGGTGGGCGGCTACAAGCCCGCCACCGTGACCGACTTCGAGGTCCCGAAGCGCTACGGCCTGCGCCAGACCATCGCGGACACGCTGGGGGTGGGCGGCATCATGCGGGCGCTGCGCACCGTGCCCGTGCTGCTCGACATGAGCCGCGACATGGAGCGGCTGTGCCCGGACACGCTGCACCTGAACTACGTCAACCCGATGGCGATGAACATCTGGGGCCTCGCGCGGCAGACCCCCATCAAGACGGTCGGGCTGTGCCACTCGGTGCAGCACACGGCCTACGAGCTGTCGCAAGACCTCGGCATCCCGGTCGAGGAGATCGACTTCCTCTGCGCGGGGATCAACCACATGGCCTTTTACCTGAAGTTCGAGCACCGGGGCGAGGACCTCTACCCCCGGCTGATGGAGCTGGCCGAGTCCGGCAACGTTCCGGCCTGGAACCGGGTGCGCTACGAGATGCTGCGGCGGCTCGGGTACTTCGTCACGGAGTCGAGCGAGCACTTCTCGGAGTACGTGCCGTACTTCATCAAGCGGGGGCGCGAGGACCTCGTGGAGCGGTTCAACGTGCCGCTGGACGAGTACCCGCGCCGCTGTGAGGTGCAGATCGAGGGCTGGGAGACGCTGCGGGAGAAATTGCAGGACAAGGACGCGCCGCTGGAGGTCAAGCGCAGCGTGGAGTACGGCTCCCTGATCATTCACAGCATGGTGACCGGGCAGCCGCGCGTGATCTACGGCAACGTGATGAACAGCCCCCAGGGCGGCAGCGCGGGCAAATTGATCACCAACCTGCCCGACGAGTGCAGCGTGGAAGTTCCCTGCCTGGTGGACCGCCAGGGCATCCAGCCCACCCGCGTCGGGCGGATTCCGCCGCAGCTCGCCGCCCTGATGCAGACGAACATCAACGTGCAAGCTCTCACGGTCGAAGCCCTCGTCACCGGCAAGCGCGAGCACATCTACCACGCGGCGATGCTCGATCCCCACACCGCCGCCGAACTCGACCTCGACCAGATCTGGGCCCTGGTGGACGACCTGCTCGCCGAGCACGGCGACTGGGTGCCCCAGGAACTGCGCACGGAGCTGGCGGCGGACTGA
- a CDS encoding DUF4082 domain-containing protein — MSLFPHRPAASPLIAVTLAALLAGCGQPTGPVNSSGRGSAGTLAGQALPGQATPDATPRDAGVVRQTLFTDQAPELGDFSEHRSYELGTRVRPLANGRLYAIRYFKAPGETAVPCGGCDHTHTGRVWSNDGRLLATARFLGESAPGWQEAQLDHPLAVQLNETYVVTVDVNSHYVVTVGGLQGGLLNGKLFAPSEARCSPETGAVRVCDPGVVRTNGVYGDLGQFPTQTYRSSNYFRDVVFGKVWSINVGGGAVKWFGPDRLPGSSRDGGGPTGQVYTTGTRIDTGGVSFPAPQAVYQSERWCEQGCTFGLTGTDADRVPTFTAGTPYRVRLHFAEIYFSRPGQRKFDVSINGQRVLSDFDIVAEAGGPNRAIVKEFVVQPGGGPPPSTFIDIGLLVGSANFPKLSGIEILPAQ, encoded by the coding sequence ATGTCCCTCTTCCCCCACCGCCCCGCCGCATCTCCCCTGATCGCCGTGACCCTGGCCGCCCTGCTCGCGGGCTGTGGTCAGCCGACCGGCCCCGTGAACTCGTCCGGGCGCGGTTCGGCGGGCACCCTCGCCGGGCAGGCCCTGCCGGGGCAGGCCACCCCGGACGCCACCCCGAGGGACGCGGGAGTGGTGCGGCAGACGCTCTTCACCGATCAGGCACCCGAGCTGGGCGACTTCAGCGAGCACCGCAGCTATGAGCTGGGCACGCGCGTGCGCCCGCTCGCCAACGGACGCCTCTACGCCATCCGGTACTTCAAGGCGCCCGGCGAGACCGCCGTGCCGTGCGGGGGCTGCGACCACACGCACACCGGGCGGGTCTGGTCCAACGACGGGCGGCTTCTGGCGACGGCCCGCTTCCTCGGCGAGAGCGCCCCCGGTTGGCAGGAAGCCCAGCTCGACCACCCGCTCGCCGTGCAGCTCAACGAGACGTACGTCGTCACGGTGGACGTGAACTCGCATTACGTCGTCACCGTGGGCGGCCTGCAAGGCGGCCTCCTGAACGGCAAGCTCTTCGCCCCCAGCGAGGCGCGCTGCTCGCCCGAGACCGGCGCGGTGAGGGTCTGCGACCCCGGCGTCGTCCGCACGAACGGCGTGTACGGCGACCTCGGGCAGTTCCCGACCCAGACCTACCGGAGCAGCAACTATTTCCGCGACGTGGTGTTCGGCAAGGTCTGGAGCATCAACGTTGGTGGAGGCGCCGTGAAGTGGTTCGGCCCCGACCGCCTCCCGGGCAGCTCCCGCGACGGCGGCGGTCCCACAGGTCAGGTCTACACCACGGGGACCAGGATCGACACGGGGGGTGTGAGCTTCCCGGCGCCGCAGGCGGTGTACCAGAGCGAGCGCTGGTGCGAGCAGGGCTGCACCTTCGGCCTGACGGGCACCGACGCCGACAGAGTGCCCACGTTCACGGCGGGCACCCCGTACAGGGTGCGGCTGCACTTCGCCGAGATCTACTTCTCCCGGCCCGGCCAGCGAAAGTTCGACGTGAGCATCAACGGGCAACGCGTGTTGAGTGACTTCGACATCGTGGCCGAGGCGGGTGGTCCCAACAGGGCCATCGTGAAGGAGTTCGTGGTGCAGCCGGGCGGTGGCCCCCCGCCAAGCACCTTCATCGACATCGGTCTCTTGGTCGGGTCCGCCAACTTCCCGAAGCTCAGCGGCATCGAGATTCTGCCCGCCCAGTAG